Proteins encoded within one genomic window of Pedobacter africanus:
- a CDS encoding pseudouridine synthase, translating into MIKNNNRNSRDDKSKPGNRSTTGKKPEEKSSYKGKSRFDDKEGKDNKFGGSRDFKPRTPKEGDSRDFKSRTDDKKDFRARGSKDAETKGFRKDSEPKNFGSRNTGSRDFKPGASKENPYGENKRSYIKKDKFNSDGDQPFRKFDDKKGQSPRSTDSRPFRKREDDSARPSFKKQGERGERGERGERPERSRQERNNTWNGPEKAPTMRSRKNPVQKDDGLIRLNRYISNAGICSRRKADELIEAGVVSVNGEVVSELGHKIDPVKDQVRYNGELLKREKKVYVLLNKPKDYITTTDDPQERRTVMQLVEKASRERIYPVGRLDRNTTGLLLMTNDGDLADKLSHPKNGITKIYHVELGRNLSQGDLNKIAFGLELEDGIIKPDSVSYVAGGSKREVGIQIHSGKNRIVRRIFEHLGYEVVKLDRVVYGNLTKKDLPRGRWRYLEEHELIQIKHLIK; encoded by the coding sequence ATGATCAAAAACAACAACAGGAACAGTCGGGATGACAAGTCCAAACCGGGAAACCGAAGCACAACAGGCAAAAAACCAGAAGAAAAATCTTCATACAAGGGAAAAAGCAGGTTTGACGACAAAGAGGGGAAAGACAATAAATTTGGTGGCTCCCGGGATTTCAAGCCAAGAACACCAAAAGAGGGGGACAGCCGGGATTTTAAATCCAGGACAGATGACAAGAAAGATTTCAGGGCAAGGGGTAGCAAAGACGCAGAAACCAAAGGCTTCAGAAAAGATTCAGAACCTAAAAACTTTGGTTCAAGAAACACGGGTTCCAGAGATTTCAAACCTGGCGCCTCAAAAGAAAATCCATACGGAGAGAACAAACGCAGTTACATTAAGAAAGATAAATTCAATTCGGATGGCGATCAGCCTTTCCGGAAGTTTGACGATAAAAAAGGACAAAGTCCAAGAAGTACCGACAGCAGGCCTTTCAGAAAAAGGGAAGATGACAGCGCGAGGCCTTCTTTCAAAAAACAAGGAGAACGTGGAGAGCGTGGAGAGCGCGGCGAACGTCCGGAACGCAGCCGCCAGGAGCGCAACAATACCTGGAACGGCCCGGAAAAAGCGCCAACCATGCGCAGCAGGAAAAATCCGGTACAGAAAGACGATGGACTCATCCGCCTGAACCGCTACATATCCAACGCCGGGATCTGCTCCCGTCGTAAAGCCGATGAACTGATTGAAGCAGGCGTGGTTTCTGTAAACGGTGAAGTGGTTTCAGAGCTGGGTCATAAAATAGATCCGGTAAAAGATCAGGTACGCTACAATGGCGAACTGCTGAAACGCGAAAAGAAAGTTTATGTATTGCTCAATAAGCCAAAAGATTACATCACCACGACTGACGATCCACAGGAGCGCCGTACGGTAATGCAACTGGTAGAAAAAGCCAGTCGCGAACGCATTTACCCCGTAGGCAGGTTAGACCGGAATACTACCGGCCTGTTGCTGATGACCAATGATGGCGATCTTGCAGATAAACTTTCGCACCCAAAAAATGGCATCACCAAGATCTACCACGTTGAACTTGGCAGAAACCTGAGCCAGGGCGACCTGAATAAAATCGCGTTTGGTCTGGAACTGGAAGACGGAATTATTAAACCAGATTCCGTATCTTACGTGGCGGGTGGCTCCAAGCGTGAGGTAGGCATACAGATCCACAGTGGCAAAAACCGTATCGTACGTCGTATATTCGAACATTTGGGATACGAAGTAGTGAAGTTAGACCGCGTGGTATATGGCAACCTGACCAAGAAAGATCTTCCGCGTGGAAGATGGCGTTACCTGGAAGAACATGAACTGATCCAGATTAAACACCTTATAAAATAA
- a CDS encoding lactonase family protein → MRSIASLLLVLIFSTQGFTQKKDYNLIVGTYTSPGKSEGIYIYNFDLNTADFKLRSVAKAVTNPSYLAIAKNNKFVYSVAEAPDNSAVAAFGFDGVKGELSFLNKQATTSKGPCFVMANDKHAFSANYGGGSLSVFSIEGNGSLSPLKQLVQHTGKSIDPKKRQESAHAHQVQFTPDKKYIVCTDLGEDQVYIYNYNPMGGDKVLTLKNVTKTNAGSGPRHLTFSPNGKFAYLAHEFNGNITVFSYANGALTKIQETGTVDKDFEGRVDAADIHVSPDGKFLYETNRGDANTISVFAVKPDGKLSFVETVSTMGKGPRNFVIDPTGKYLLVGHQYTNDVVIFERNKKTGTLKDTGKRMDIGAPVCLIFAPVK, encoded by the coding sequence ATGCGCAGCATCGCCTCACTTTTACTGGTCCTGATTTTCTCAACACAGGGATTCACACAAAAGAAAGACTATAACCTAATAGTGGGCACCTATACCAGTCCGGGTAAAAGTGAGGGGATCTACATTTATAATTTCGACCTTAACACTGCAGATTTTAAACTCCGCAGTGTGGCCAAAGCCGTTACCAACCCCAGCTACCTGGCAATCGCAAAAAACAACAAGTTCGTTTACTCGGTAGCCGAAGCCCCGGACAACAGCGCCGTAGCTGCCTTCGGTTTTGACGGTGTAAAAGGTGAACTGAGTTTTTTAAATAAACAAGCCACCACCAGCAAAGGTCCATGCTTTGTAATGGCCAATGATAAACATGCTTTCTCGGCTAATTACGGCGGCGGTAGTTTATCGGTTTTCAGTATCGAAGGCAATGGCTCCTTAAGTCCGTTAAAACAACTGGTGCAGCATACCGGTAAAAGTATAGACCCGAAAAAACGTCAGGAAAGCGCGCACGCACACCAGGTACAGTTTACGCCCGACAAAAAATATATAGTATGCACCGACCTTGGGGAAGACCAGGTTTATATCTACAACTACAACCCGATGGGGGGCGACAAAGTCCTGACCCTGAAAAATGTCACCAAAACCAATGCGGGGAGCGGCCCCAGACACCTTACTTTTAGTCCGAACGGAAAGTTTGCCTACCTGGCACATGAATTTAACGGCAACATTACAGTTTTCAGTTATGCCAATGGAGCGCTGACCAAAATCCAGGAAACCGGCACTGTAGACAAAGATTTTGAAGGACGGGTTGATGCGGCTGATATTCATGTATCCCCTGATGGCAAATTTTTATATGAGACGAACCGCGGTGATGCCAATACGATCTCTGTATTTGCGGTAAAACCCGATGGAAAGCTCAGCTTTGTAGAGACAGTAAGTACCATGGGCAAGGGACCTCGCAACTTTGTTATTGATCCGACTGGAAAGTACCTGCTTGTTGGCCACCAGTACACCAATGACGTAGTGATTTTTGAGCGCAACAAAAAAACCGGCACCTTAAAGGATACCGGTAAAAGAATGGATATCGGTGCGCCGGTCTGCCTGATCTTTGCCCCTGTTAAATAA
- the bshA gene encoding N-acetyl-alpha-D-glucosaminyl L-malate synthase BshA, whose protein sequence is MKIGIVCYPTFGGSGVVATELGKALADEGHQVHFITYSQPARLDFFSANLFYHEVSVRDYPLFDYAPYESALASKLVDVVRFEKLDILHVHYAIPHASAAFMAKQILETYGIHIPFVTTLHGTDITLVGKDPTYKPVVTFSINKSDGVTTVSESLKHDTEEHFEITNEIKVIPNFIDFSRFSLKPKDHFKKAIAPNNERILIHTSNFRKVKRTADVIRIFQKIQEKIPSKLLMVGDGPERASDEQLCRDLGICEHTRFLGKQDAVEEILSVSDLFLMPSDSESFGLAALEAMACKVPAITSNSGGLPELNVDGFSGYMSNVGDVEDMARKAISILESDETLKQFKENAFARAKDFDLKKILPYYVAYYNKVIEESRKLNEVKI, encoded by the coding sequence ATGAAAATAGGTATTGTTTGTTACCCCACGTTTGGGGGGAGTGGTGTGGTAGCCACTGAACTTGGTAAAGCACTAGCTGATGAGGGCCATCAGGTACACTTTATCACCTACAGTCAGCCTGCCCGGCTCGATTTTTTCTCTGCCAACCTGTTTTATCATGAAGTATCGGTACGCGATTACCCGCTGTTTGATTATGCCCCCTACGAATCGGCATTGGCCAGTAAGCTGGTAGATGTGGTGCGTTTCGAAAAGCTGGACATCCTCCATGTACATTATGCCATTCCACATGCTTCGGCAGCCTTTATGGCCAAGCAGATCCTGGAAACCTATGGCATTCATATCCCTTTTGTAACCACTTTGCATGGAACCGACATTACCCTGGTGGGTAAAGACCCAACCTATAAACCTGTGGTTACTTTTTCCATCAATAAATCTGATGGTGTAACTACAGTATCCGAAAGCTTAAAGCACGATACGGAAGAGCATTTTGAGATCACGAACGAAATTAAGGTAATCCCGAATTTTATCGATTTCTCCCGCTTCAGCTTAAAGCCTAAGGATCATTTTAAAAAAGCCATAGCGCCAAATAACGAGCGGATCCTTATCCATACCTCTAACTTCAGGAAAGTAAAACGTACGGCCGACGTGATCCGGATTTTTCAAAAGATACAGGAGAAGATCCCATCTAAGCTGCTGATGGTAGGAGATGGCCCTGAGCGTGCTTCCGATGAACAATTGTGCCGCGATCTTGGCATTTGCGAGCATACCCGCTTTCTGGGCAAGCAGGACGCGGTAGAAGAAATCCTATCCGTGTCTGATCTGTTTTTGATGCCTTCAGATTCTGAGAGTTTTGGACTGGCTGCCCTGGAAGCGATGGCTTGCAAAGTGCCGGCAATTACTTCCAATTCTGGTGGTTTGCCTGAGCTGAATGTAGATGGCTTCTCTGGCTACATGAGCAATGTAGGGGATGTGGAAGATATGGCGCGTAAAGCCATCAGTATTCTGGAAAGTGATGAAACGCTGAAACAGTTTAAAGAAAACGCATTTGCAAGGGCGAAGGATTTTGATCTGAAAAAAATTCTGCCTTACTATGTAGCTTATTACAATAAAGTAATTGAAGAATCGCGCAAACTTAATGAAGTAAAAATATAA
- the tilS gene encoding tRNA lysidine(34) synthetase TilS: MLPLQNFKDFIAQHALFHAKDRILLAVSGGKDSVLMAHLFKLSGFSFGIAHCNFNLRADESQRDEAFVKMLAATLDVPFYVRHFKTKAFAAAQKVSTQMAARTLRYNWFEEIRDTHKYTCIALAQHQDDAIETVLLNLVRGTGIAGMHGILPKRDRLVRPLLFLTAKEIAVLVEKNKIDYVEDSSNSSTQYARNKIRLNVIPQLKEINPNLEETFEHNIRRFADTELVLQQTVANLREKVWIEKQGGLYLPIKSVAELSPQQLLLFELLKPFNFTEAVTAELLASLDKQSGTSFYSTSHRIVVDRENLIVTALTAAQTMPQHLIHPQDQMLNLEDMQLLISRSAKVYFEKDELKAYVDTEKLIFPLVLRGWQAGDRFKPMGMNGFKKLSDFFIGQKIPLGSKDQVPILLNGNGEVIWVAGLRQDNRYKLTENTKSVTIFELRHLRS; this comes from the coding sequence ATGTTACCCCTTCAGAACTTTAAGGACTTTATTGCTCAGCATGCCCTTTTCCATGCAAAAGATAGAATTTTGCTGGCGGTTAGCGGCGGTAAAGATTCCGTTTTGATGGCGCATTTATTTAAACTCTCCGGATTCAGTTTTGGTATTGCACATTGCAATTTTAATTTGCGGGCCGATGAATCCCAGCGGGATGAAGCATTTGTGAAAATGCTGGCCGCTACGCTGGATGTACCCTTTTATGTCAGGCATTTTAAAACCAAGGCATTTGCTGCAGCACAAAAGGTTTCTACCCAAATGGCTGCAAGGACCTTACGCTACAATTGGTTTGAAGAAATCAGGGATACGCATAAGTATACTTGTATTGCCCTGGCACAGCACCAGGACGATGCCATAGAAACCGTGTTACTGAACCTGGTGAGGGGGACGGGTATTGCCGGAATGCATGGTATTTTACCAAAAAGGGACCGCCTGGTAAGGCCGCTGTTGTTTCTTACGGCCAAAGAGATTGCAGTACTGGTAGAGAAAAACAAGATCGACTATGTGGAAGACAGTTCTAACAGCAGCACCCAATATGCACGTAACAAAATAAGGCTAAATGTAATCCCTCAGCTTAAAGAGATCAACCCAAACCTGGAGGAAACTTTTGAACACAACATCAGGCGCTTTGCCGATACAGAGCTGGTGTTGCAACAGACTGTGGCTAATTTGCGGGAAAAGGTATGGATAGAAAAGCAGGGCGGTTTGTATTTGCCTATAAAAAGCGTTGCTGAACTGAGCCCTCAACAGCTGCTGCTGTTTGAGTTGTTGAAGCCCTTTAATTTCACAGAAGCAGTAACTGCAGAACTTCTGGCCAGTCTGGACAAGCAAAGCGGAACTTCTTTTTATAGCACTTCCCACCGCATTGTGGTTGACCGCGAAAATCTCATTGTCACTGCGCTTACTGCTGCGCAAACCATGCCCCAACATTTAATTCACCCACAAGACCAAATGCTTAACCTGGAAGACATGCAATTGCTCATCTCCAGATCAGCAAAGGTGTATTTTGAGAAAGATGAGCTAAAAGCTTATGTGGATACAGAGAAACTGATTTTTCCGCTTGTACTGCGGGGATGGCAGGCTGGCGACCGCTTTAAGCCAATGGGGATGAACGGTTTTAAAAAACTAAGCGACTTTTTTATCGGTCAGAAAATTCCTCTGGGCAGCAAAGACCAGGTGCCCATACTGCTGAATGGCAATGGGGAAGTGATCTGGGTTGCCGGGCTGAGACAGGACAACAGGTATAAGCTTACAGAAAACACCAAAAGTGTAACCATTTTTGAGTTGAGGCATCTAAGGTCATGA
- a CDS encoding OstA-like protein, with product MQKLRYFLILLLFPFAVLAQQKTKINVDHYEASTTNVADKNNSISYLRKPVFRQDNATLTCDSAVFYVTKNIFDAYGNVHINQADTINIYSDRLNYNGNTKIAHLTSNVRMIDKESVLTTNILDYNMASKVGTYVSGGKIVNKDVTLTSKNGYYFSNSRDAYFRYNVVVVTPESVIKSDTLRYNTFTNWTYFYGPTNIKGKDDNLYTENGAYNTKTQYAYFGKKNLYTMGTKSLKGDSLYYDGIAGYGKAVRNIVFKDTADKTVMYGQLGFYYKKDERTLVTKNPYVGMGTADSIKVKNKLQPDSLWMGADTLETQMVLKKTLKLISSPVIKKDNELGEEEKDEKKEPKVGATSPKVLAENSTVKKKPEKRGKKKDNKDLELPEIPALKLKDSVLKDSLLKDSTTLQKKAPPGWKDSVLTKKIAPVATKGKDSISKTIKAGLPPKAKTDSLLAKGKADAGKLKNIKVKDSIPFNPEDTVRTRVIKAYHNVRVYKANMQARADSLFYTSADSTLRWYKDPILWSEGSQQTGDTIYLQLKNKKLNTLQVLEKAFLVNVNADSARYNQIKGKLITAFFKDGKMKNMFVDGNAESIYFNQDKKEAYTDMNQTVSARIKILFQEKQISRIVTIKEPEGLRTPIAELKEDVFLTGFTWRPEQRPLSKKEVINGKPKAKAATKKAAAGVPAKTTSKTGNTKAKPVPLKK from the coding sequence GTGCAGAAATTACGTTATTTCCTGATCTTATTGCTTTTCCCCTTCGCTGTGCTGGCGCAGCAGAAGACCAAGATCAATGTTGACCATTATGAAGCCTCTACAACCAATGTTGCAGATAAAAACAACAGCATCTCTTATCTAAGAAAACCTGTATTCCGGCAAGATAATGCGACACTGACCTGCGATAGTGCCGTTTTTTATGTAACCAAGAACATTTTTGATGCTTATGGGAACGTGCACATCAACCAGGCCGACACCATCAATATTTATTCCGACCGTTTGAACTATAACGGAAACACCAAAATCGCACATTTGACCAGCAATGTACGGATGATTGACAAGGAATCAGTGCTGACCACCAATATCCTGGATTACAATATGGCCAGCAAAGTAGGGACTTATGTAAGTGGGGGAAAAATTGTAAATAAGGATGTCACACTGACCAGTAAAAACGGGTATTATTTTTCGAACAGCCGCGATGCCTATTTCAGGTACAATGTAGTCGTAGTTACTCCGGAAAGCGTCATCAAATCAGATACCCTTCGTTACAATACCTTTACCAACTGGACGTATTTTTATGGCCCCACCAATATCAAAGGCAAAGACGACAACCTGTATACAGAAAATGGTGCTTACAACACAAAAACACAATATGCCTATTTCGGGAAAAAGAACCTGTATACCATGGGCACAAAATCACTGAAAGGTGATAGTTTATATTATGACGGCATTGCCGGTTATGGAAAAGCGGTAAGGAACATTGTATTTAAGGATACTGCAGATAAGACGGTAATGTACGGACAGCTGGGTTTCTACTATAAAAAAGACGAGCGTACGCTCGTAACCAAAAACCCCTATGTAGGCATGGGCACGGCCGACTCTATAAAGGTAAAAAACAAGCTGCAGCCCGACAGCTTGTGGATGGGTGCCGATACCCTGGAAACACAGATGGTGTTAAAAAAGACCCTGAAACTGATTTCTTCCCCGGTCATCAAAAAGGATAATGAGCTTGGGGAAGAAGAAAAAGACGAAAAGAAGGAGCCCAAAGTAGGCGCAACCAGTCCAAAAGTTTTAGCCGAAAACAGCACAGTTAAGAAAAAACCTGAAAAGCGGGGCAAAAAGAAAGACAATAAGGACCTGGAACTTCCTGAAATCCCTGCCCTGAAGCTCAAAGACTCCGTACTTAAAGATAGCCTGCTAAAGGACAGCACCACCCTGCAAAAAAAAGCACCGCCTGGATGGAAAGATTCGGTGCTTACCAAAAAGATAGCACCTGTTGCAACGAAAGGCAAAGACAGTATCAGCAAAACCATTAAGGCCGGTTTGCCACCAAAAGCCAAAACCGATAGTCTTCTGGCCAAAGGAAAAGCGGATGCCGGTAAACTCAAAAATATAAAGGTTAAGGACTCTATCCCTTTTAACCCGGAGGATACGGTACGGACCAGGGTCATTAAAGCCTATCACAATGTAAGGGTGTATAAAGCAAACATGCAGGCCAGGGCCGATTCGTTGTTCTATACCAGTGCAGATTCGACGCTGAGGTGGTACAAAGATCCGATCCTATGGTCGGAAGGCTCGCAACAAACCGGAGATACCATTTACCTGCAGCTGAAGAACAAAAAGCTGAATACCCTGCAGGTACTGGAAAAAGCATTCCTGGTAAATGTAAATGCCGATTCCGCCAGGTACAACCAAATCAAGGGCAAATTGATCACGGCCTTCTTTAAGGACGGCAAAATGAAGAACATGTTTGTAGATGGGAATGCGGAGAGCATTTATTTTAACCAGGACAAAAAAGAGGCCTATACAGACATGAACCAGACGGTAAGTGCCCGGATAAAAATACTTTTTCAGGAAAAGCAGATCAGCAGGATAGTGACCATAAAGGAACCTGAAGGCCTGCGTACACCGATTGCCGAATTAAAAGAGGATGTATTTCTGACGGGCTTTACCTGGCGGCCAGAACAACGGCCCTTGTCCAAAAAAGAAGTGATCAACGGTAAGCCTAAGGCTAAAGCTGCGACAAAGAAAGCAGCAGCCGGAGTTCCTGCTAAAACAACGTCTAAAACCGGCAATACAAAAGCTAAGCCTGTTCCTTTAAAAAAGTAA
- the rdgB gene encoding RdgB/HAM1 family non-canonical purine NTP pyrophosphatase gives MRELVFATNNLHKTQEVSKLLLGQYKILNLNDIGCDVDIPETGNSFAENATLKSQYVVDHYQIDCFADDSGLEIAALNQEPGIFSARYSGVRNDQENLNLVLQKMKGQSNRKARFRTVISLVRNQEHFLFEGIIYGNIRETPFGTQGFGYDPIFEPEGYTQTFAEMSMEEKNKISHRALAMNKLITFLKEQA, from the coding sequence ATGAGAGAACTTGTATTTGCAACCAATAACCTGCACAAAACGCAGGAAGTAAGTAAGCTTTTGCTGGGCCAGTATAAAATATTGAACCTTAATGACATTGGCTGTGATGTGGATATCCCTGAAACCGGAAACAGTTTTGCAGAAAATGCTACACTTAAAAGCCAGTATGTGGTTGACCATTACCAGATTGATTGTTTTGCCGACGATAGCGGCCTTGAAATAGCGGCCTTGAACCAGGAGCCGGGTATCTTCTCGGCCAGGTACTCAGGTGTTAGGAACGATCAGGAAAACTTAAACCTGGTACTCCAGAAAATGAAGGGGCAAAGTAACCGTAAAGCCCGTTTCCGAACGGTAATTTCCCTTGTCCGGAATCAGGAACATTTTCTTTTCGAAGGTATAATTTATGGCAATATCCGTGAAACACCGTTTGGAACACAGGGATTCGGCTATGACCCTATCTTTGAGCCGGAGGGCTATACCCAAACCTTTGCCGAAATGAGCATGGAAGAGAAGAACAAGATCAGCCATCGTGCCCTGGCCATGAACAAGCTCATTACTTTTTTAAAGGAACAGGCTTAG
- a CDS encoding peptidylprolyl isomerase produces MKKFLVIAGGLICLFLNTQAQKKNIDKVVAVLGSNIILLSDLNQQYAQYLNMGNPDNPQIKCEILRQILTNKLLKQQAEIDSITVEDSQVDEEVEKRMRYQIQRAGGQERLEEFLKRSVLQYKDEIRPDIKEQLISRKMEAHITQNINITPLEVKKYFDSYQKDSLPDIPTEFEIGEIVMYPKPTKAEKQKFYDKIDALRLRVKSGEDFAFLAKSYSEDPGSASEGGDLGFFDRTSMVKEFTAWAFKLKPGELSPVFETEHGFHFLQVVERRGEQVHARHILIRPQNPPASLERVKLHADTIYKNLIDKKIPFSFAASQYSDNKESQYNGGMMLYADNVTARTTFIPADKLDPKVFLVADTMKVGGISTPTLFTDQSGKEGYKILYLKSKIPPHKGNLEQDYAKFKEYAQQDKTNREMSLWFEKKRKDTYVRIDEEYVNCDELKMWTAAPSANK; encoded by the coding sequence ATGAAGAAATTTTTAGTGATTGCAGGCGGATTGATCTGTTTGTTTTTAAATACTCAGGCACAAAAGAAAAATATAGATAAAGTGGTGGCTGTGCTTGGAAGCAATATTATCCTGTTGTCTGACCTGAACCAGCAATACGCGCAATACCTGAACATGGGAAATCCGGACAATCCCCAAATCAAATGTGAAATATTGCGCCAGATCCTGACCAACAAGCTTTTGAAGCAGCAGGCCGAGATAGACTCTATTACGGTAGAGGATAGCCAGGTAGATGAAGAGGTAGAAAAAAGAATGCGCTACCAGATCCAGCGGGCTGGCGGGCAGGAGCGTTTGGAGGAATTTCTAAAACGCTCGGTTCTTCAATATAAGGACGAGATCAGACCAGACATCAAGGAACAGCTGATTTCCAGAAAAATGGAAGCCCACATCACCCAAAACATCAACATTACTCCGCTGGAGGTTAAAAAATATTTTGACTCTTATCAAAAAGACAGCCTGCCAGATATCCCTACGGAATTTGAGATCGGGGAGATTGTAATGTACCCCAAGCCAACCAAGGCAGAAAAGCAAAAATTCTACGACAAGATTGATGCCCTGCGTTTAAGGGTTAAAAGTGGCGAGGATTTTGCCTTCCTGGCTAAGTCTTATTCTGAAGACCCCGGATCTGCAAGCGAGGGCGGTGACCTGGGCTTTTTTGACCGTACCTCTATGGTTAAGGAATTTACCGCCTGGGCCTTTAAATTAAAGCCTGGGGAACTATCCCCAGTGTTTGAAACCGAGCATGGTTTCCACTTTTTACAGGTAGTTGAACGTCGTGGCGAGCAGGTTCATGCACGTCATATCCTGATCCGCCCGCAAAACCCACCAGCAAGTCTGGAGCGTGTTAAACTTCATGCCGATACCATTTATAAAAACCTGATCGACAAGAAAATCCCATTTTCTTTCGCAGCTTCACAATATTCAGACAATAAGGAATCGCAGTATAATGGAGGTATGATGCTGTATGCCGATAATGTTACCGCCAGAACAACCTTTATACCTGCCGACAAGCTGGATCCTAAAGTATTCCTTGTGGCAGATACCATGAAGGTTGGCGGGATTTCGACCCCAACACTTTTTACAGACCAGAGTGGCAAAGAAGGCTACAAGATCCTTTACCTGAAATCTAAAATCCCTCCTCATAAAGGAAATTTAGAGCAGGATTACGCCAAGTTTAAAGAATATGCGCAGCAGGATAAAACCAACCGCGAAATGAGTTTATGGTTTGAGAAAAAAAGGAAAGATACCTATGTACGTATTGATGAGGAGTATGTAAACTGCGATGAACTGAAAATGTGGACAGCAGCCCCATCTGCAAATAAATAA
- a CDS encoding AAA family ATPase: MQFENDIKAVDALHQSYNNIKAEIGKVVIGQDEIVKSVLISIFSNGHCLLVGVPGLAKTLLVQTVANVLDLNFNRIQFTPDLMPSDIIGAEILGEDRNFKFINGPIFSNIILADEINRTPPKTQAALLEAMQEKAVTAAGIRHVLPNPFFVLATQNPIEQEGTYPLPEAQLDRFMFNVHLSYPSFADELTIVKNTTSNTDVSLNKIINASQIQYFQKLIRNIPVTDNVVEYAVKLAGKTRPNTALSTEEVNKYINWGAGPRASQFLVIGAKCHAAISGKYAPDIEDVQAVAEAILRHRIVRNYRAEAEGLSVEHIIKNLY, translated from the coding sequence ATGCAGTTTGAAAATGACATCAAGGCCGTTGATGCCCTGCATCAATCGTACAACAATATAAAAGCCGAAATAGGCAAAGTTGTTATCGGACAAGACGAGATCGTTAAATCTGTACTGATCTCCATTTTCAGCAACGGGCACTGCCTGTTGGTGGGCGTCCCGGGCCTGGCCAAGACCTTACTTGTTCAAACTGTAGCCAATGTGCTGGACCTGAATTTTAACAGGATCCAGTTTACACCAGATCTGATGCCCAGCGATATCATCGGGGCCGAGATCCTGGGTGAAGACAGGAACTTTAAGTTTATCAACGGCCCTATATTTTCGAACATTATCCTGGCGGATGAGATCAACAGGACACCGCCAAAAACACAGGCAGCCTTGCTGGAAGCCATGCAGGAAAAGGCCGTAACCGCAGCAGGCATCAGGCATGTATTGCCCAACCCCTTCTTTGTACTGGCCACCCAGAACCCGATTGAGCAGGAAGGCACCTACCCCCTGCCGGAAGCGCAGCTGGACAGGTTTATGTTCAATGTACATTTGAGCTACCCTTCCTTTGCCGATGAGCTGACGATTGTAAAGAACACTACCAGCAATACTGATGTGAGTCTGAACAAAATCATCAATGCCAGCCAGATCCAATATTTCCAGAAACTGATCCGGAACATTCCTGTAACAGACAATGTAGTGGAATATGCAGTTAAACTGGCCGGCAAAACACGCCCTAATACCGCTTTATCGACAGAGGAGGTGAACAAATACATCAACTGGGGCGCAGGACCAAGGGCCTCACAGTTCCTGGTAATCGGTGCCAAATGCCATGCCGCCATTTCGGGAAAATACGCTCCTGATATTGAGGATGTGCAGGCCGTGGCCGAAGCTATCCTTCGTCACCGTATTGTGCGCAATTACCGTGCAGAAGCCGAAGGCCTGTCGGTAGAACACATCATTAAAAACCTGTATTAA